One Canis lupus baileyi chromosome 1, mCanLup2.hap1, whole genome shotgun sequence genomic window, ctgtgatcctctgttttgtttcttaaattccacatgagttagatcatatggtaattgtttttctgtgattgactaatttcacttagcataatactctctagttccatccatgtcattgcaaatggcaagatttcattttttttttgatggttgagtatcatacaatattccattgtatatatccacatctcctttatcaattcttctgttgatggatctatgggttctttccatagtttggttattgtggacattgctgctataaacattggggtgcaggtgcctttcacatcactacatttgtattttggggataaatacccagtagtgcaattgctgggtcgtagggtagctccattttcaactatgaggaacctccacactgttttccaaagtggctgtaccagcctgcatccccaccaacagcaTACAAGGGTTTCTGTTTCTCCGAATCCTCATCAGCATCTgtcgtttcctgacttgttaattttagccattctgactggtgtgaggtggtatctcgaagtggtatttccctgatgccaagtgatgttgagtattttttcatatgtctgttggccatttgtatgtcttctttggagaaatgtctgttcctgtgttctgcccatttcttgattggctttttttttcctttggatgttgagtttgataagttctttacagatttttggatactagccctttatctgataagatatttgcaaatatcttctcccattctgttggttgtcttttggttttgctgtttcctttgctgggcaaaagctttttatcttggtgaagtcccaatagttcatttttgcctttgcttcccttgcctttagagacgggtcttacaagaagttgctgcagccaaagaggttgctgcctgtgttatcctctaggattttgatggattcctgtctcacatttaggtctttcatccattttgagtctaccCTTGTGTATGCTGTAAagaaatgatccagtttcattcctctgtgtgtggctccaatttccccaacaccacttgttgaagagacttttttccattgaatattctttcctgctttgtcaaagattagttgaccacagagttgagggtccatttctgggttctctattctgttccactgagctctgtgtctgtttttgtgccagtaacatactGTCTTGGtgattacagttttaaaaaaaaagattttatttattcatgagagagaggcagagggagaagcaggctccctgcaagaagcccgatgcaggacttgatcccagaccactgagccacccaggcgtcccatgattacagctttataatacagcttgaagtccagaattgtgactcctccagctttgattttctttttcagcattccttTGGCTGTTTGGGTTCTTTTCTGgtaggtttgggttttttggagatcttattttcctttgtaggAGTTAGGTTTTGTTGTTTGCCACCAGGAACTAGGCAGCTTCCTCCCAACCTCATCACACACTCACCAGGACGGATGAGGCaagcaaaaacacaaattttgCACAGCTTTGAGTACATCTTTTACTTGGTTAAACATTATCTTGGTTGTTGCAGCTCagctagttttaaattttttcacaaAATGTTTGTATGATGTTGGTTATTTGTTGCTCCTGTGTGGGACCTAGGACTGGACCATCCCACTCTGCCCTCCTGCTTACCTCTGTCACTCTTTTAGCTCTTTGAGTCTATTTCAGACAGTCCTAAAGACCTTGTCTGACACTGCTGATACTCATCTTAGGTAATTCATTGCTGccactttatcttattttttattccttcaagTAGGCCATATTTTTCCTGGGTTGGctggagttttgttttggtttttgtatgCTTTTATGTTGTTGAAAGTTGGGCATTTGAGAAAGCATCTTTTGAGACCAGCTATTTTCCAGGAAAGACCTTTACTAATGTGCAAGGTGTGTTCTGACCTCCTGGGTTTCCCAATGGTGAGGGCTTAAGGTCATCTCAGAATATTCTGAGCATGTGTCTTGCCTGGGCCTAcgtatgtgtgttttttttttttttttttttgtttttgtttttaattccttcatACACAAAGATGCTCTTAAGTGTCTGAATCCCCCAAAGACTATCACCCTAGCTTTATGGGGACATAGGTGTTCACTTGTGTTCCTTCACACACAATCTTCTCCCCAGCCTTCTGTGGGTCTGTAGTTCCCCTGAAGCTCCCACGAGGCCTGCTGCAGCTTCCTATTGGGTTTCCTCATCGTGTCCCCAAGTCAGAGCAGACACCTGTCCCTCTGGCGGCCCCCAAGCAGGGTAGAGTAGCACAAATAAAGTTAGCTCAGCTCTGCTTTGCCTGCTTTGAAGTAGGGAATTGGGAGGTAGGTTTCTGCATCCTTCAAATGGGACCTTACCATAAGTAAAAATACCACTATGTTTAAAAGTAGCTGCATATGAGAAGGGGGGAAAGCCTACACAGCCACAGGTCAAGACACATGCTCAGAAGAGACCCAAGACCTTAAACCCTCACTCGGGGCTACTCCCAAATTTCCTCCCATTTTAaacgtgtatttttttttctattggaccATCCCTTGTTTGCTGTAGATCTTTGTTTTTCAGCTAGCCTCTAGTTTTTAACGTTTCCCCTGGGGAACAAGGGTTTGGAGCTCTTTCATTCACCACCTTGTTGATGTCACACTCTCTGTACCTAATTCTTTGTTCTTTATCCTTCCAGGAGGCAGGAATCAAAAGGAGATGGAGACTTTTCATGAAGCAGGAATAAGGTGCCTTTCATTAGGGGAGCTTTCATGTTGGCAAATCAAGAGACATGTGAGCAAATTAACCAAAAATCAAGACTCTGTGATAAATATTCAAGGAAAGAGTTCTCAGCTCCCCGACCAGTGTGATTCCCCCTGTCAAGTTGGAGCAGGAATATGTATTCAGGCTTCTGTGGAGGACAGCTGTATAATGAATCTTATAGAGGATCATTCTAATATTATTGAAAATCAAGAATTTCTGGCCCAGAGAACTCCGAATTCTTGGAGTAAAATATATCTCAGCGAAATGCAGAATTATCAGAGAAGTTGTAAGCAGACTCCAATGAAAAACCAGTTATGTATATTTGCTCCGTATGTTAACATTTTCAGTTGTGTTTCACACCACCATGATGATGATACAGTGCACAAAAGAGACAAAGCTCACAACAACAATTGTGATAAAGACATCTTAAAGGTGTCCCCTCTCACCCAGCAGACCTACCACTGTAGCGAATGTGAGAAAGCCTTCAGTGATGGCCCCAGCCTTGAACTCCATCAGCAGGTACACTCTGGAAAGAAGTCCCCCCCTTATAGCACACACGAGAAGGACCCTGGTTATAGCTCAGCTATTCCTGTTCAACAAAGTGTTTACACAGGAAAAAAACGCTATTGGTGTCATGAGTGTGGGAAGGGTTTCAGTCAGAGCTCAAACCTGCAAACTCATCAGAGAGTCCACACAGGGGAGAAGCCCTATTCGTGCCTTGAGTGTGGTAAGAGCTTTAACCAGACCTCACATCTTTATGCCCATTTGCCtattcacacaggagagaaaccctacaGATGTGAAAGTTGTGGGAAGGGCTTCAGTCGTAGCACAGATCTGAATATTCATTGCagagttcacactggagagaaaccttacaagTGTGAGGTGTGTGGGAAGGGCTTCACTCAAAGGTCACATCTCCAGGCCCACGAGAGAatccatactggagagaaaccatataaatGTGGAGATTGTGGTAAACGCTTTAGTTGTAGCTCAAATCTTCATACCCATCAGAGAGTCCACACTGAAGAGAAACCCTACAAGTGTGATGAGTGTGGGAAGTGTTTCAGTTTGAGCTTTAATCTTCATAGTCATCAACGAGTccatacaggagagaaaccataCAAGTGTGAAGAGTGTGGGAAGGGTTTTAGTTCAGCCTCAAGTTTCCAGAGCCATCAGAGagttcacacaggagagaaaccattTCGATGCAACGTGTGTGGTAAAGGCTTCAGTCAAAGCTCGTATTTTCAAGCCCATCAGAGGGtccacactggagaaaaaccGTACAAATGTGAGGTGTGTGGGAAGCGCCTCAATTGGAGCTTGAATCTTCACAATCATCAGAGGgtccacacaggagagaaaccttatAAATGTGAAGAGTGTGGGAAGGGCTTTAGTCAAGCCTCAAATCTTCAAGCTCATCAGAGTGTCCATACTGGGGAGAAGCCATTCAAATGTGATGCATGTCAGAAGCGATTCAGCCAGGCCTCACATCTTCAAGCCCATCAGAGAGTCCACACCggagagaaaccatataaatGTGATACATGTGGTAAGGCCTTTAGCCAGAGGTCAAATCTTCAAGTCCATCAGAtaattcacactggagagaaaccgtTTAAATGTGAGGAGTGTGGGAAAGAATTTAGTTGGAGTGCtgggctcagtgctcatcagagagttcacacaggagagaaaccatataCATGTCAGCAGTGTGGTAAAGGCTTCAGTCAGGCCTCACATTTCCACACACATCAGAGGGTCCACACTGGAGAAAGGCCATACATATGTGATGTCTGTTGTAAAGGCTTCAGCCAGAGATCACATCTTGTCTATCATCAGAGAGTCCACACTGGAGGAAATCTATAGATGTGAGGTGTGATGTCGTCTTTGTTAAAGTTCACGTCCTCATCTCTACTGGAAGATCAATGCTGGTAATTGTGGAATGTTCCTTCCAAACTCAGAAGCCTCAAGGAATCTTCACATGCAAATCAGCTCTGTAAAATGCTGTTTTAAGGACTCAGTTGGGAGATAAATTCTTTGCAAACATCACATTTAATAGATGAGAGAAAACCTATAAATACAATCAGTGTTTATACGAGAGTTCTGAACGTCCCAGTTTTCAAGATGCAACACAAAAGAATTTCAAAGTTCATCTGAATTTACCCAGGAAAGAAGCCTTATAAATGAAGACAAGGGGGGCAGGACTTTAATGAAAGTATAATGatggacaaataaaattaatggcAACAGCAATGTAACCTCCATGTAGGGAGGGAGGTTTTTCACTACTTTATCTCTACCATGTAGAAGTGTGCTTGGCTCATAATAGATGCCCAGCAATTACTGAACAAAGTGAGAAAATCTAggataaatatttggaaattctaCTCCCCTACCCTGATTTCATAACAACATACTCAAAGGGAACCCTGCTAGTAGCCTTAATGAGATTAATTTCTGGAAACATTCAAGTACAGAAAATCATGCCATGCTGCCATCCACAGTAATGCAAATTTGGACGAATTTGTGAATGGCCCCCATCCTCCATCTGGCCCTGGTTTGTTGTAGTCAGGACATGTGTACAGTGTAATATTTAGTATCATTAGTTTGTATTTTATAGactaaaaaaatactgtttttaatctAATAATATGATACAACAATTTATATGCTTGGAAATTTTGGATCCTAATACATTAAGGTAGGATTTCACTGTAACTCTTTGAAAGTTTAAAAGTAGTTATTAATGACAAGTTTTTTAGTAAACTTGAATTGTTAGTAATTGGTTTCTTGTCATTATTTCTCTTCAGGCTTAGGTCAGATTGCCTTCTCTGTGTACAATCCTGCAGTACAGACCTCTATAGGCAGGGGTTTTGGCAGATTTCAAGGACGTTAGTTTTGTCACACCCCAAGTGGAGGGTGGAGCAAGAAACCTGTTGAATTCTTACtgaaatttc contains:
- the ZNF235 gene encoding LOW QUALITY PROTEIN: zinc finger protein 235 (The sequence of the model RefSeq protein was modified relative to this genomic sequence to represent the inferred CDS: inserted 2 bases in 1 codon); protein product: MTKFQEAVTFKDVAVVFSEEELGLLGPAQRKLYRDVMLENFRNLVSVGHSSSKPDVISQLEREEKLCTKEFHTQGGGRNQKEMETFHEAGIRCLSLGELSCWQIKRHVSKLTKNQDSVINIQGKSSQLPDQCDSPCQVGAGICIQASVEDSCIMNLIEDHSNIIENQEFLAQRTPNSWSKIYLSEMQNYQRSCKQTPMKNQLCIFAPYVNIFSCVSHHHDDDTVHKRDKAHNNNCDKDILKVSPLTQQTYHCSECEKAFSDGPSLELHQQVHSGKKSPPYSTHEKDPGYSSAIPVQQSVYTGKKRYWCHECGKGFSQSSNLQTHQRVHTGEKPYSCLECGKSFNQTSHLYAHLPIHTGEKPYRCESCGKGFSRSTDLNIHCRVHTGEKPYKCEVCGKGFTQRSHLQAHERIHTGEKPYKCGDCGKRFSCSSNLHTHQRVHTEEKPYKCDECGKCFSLSFNLHSHQRVHTGEKPYKCEECGKGFSSASSFQSHQRVHTGEKPFRCNVCGKGFSQSSYFQAHQRVHTGEKPYKCEVCGKRLNWSLNLHNHQRVHTGEKPYKCEECGKGFSQASNLQAHQSVHTGEKPFKCDACQKRFSQASHLQAHQRVHTGEKPYKCDTCGKAFSQRSNLQVHQIIHTGEKPFKCEECGKEFSWSAGLSAHQRVHTGEKPYTCQQCGKGFSQASHFHTHQRVHTGERPYICDVCCKGFSQRSHLVYHQRVHTXEEIYRCEV